A section of the Ruania halotolerans genome encodes:
- the rsgA gene encoding ribosome small subunit-dependent GTPase A has protein sequence MARREAYSEADVRIRPNRRGSRPRTKQRPEHADAKPGFVTAVDRGRYQVLTDTGTSIVAIKARELGRGAVVVGDRVDLVGDVSGSEGTLARVVRVQDRQTLLRRSADDTDPTERGIVANADQLVIVTALADPEPRPRMVDRFLVAAFDAGMGVLLVLTKADLVTESYADDFARRYAALDVRSVATRHERDSAAWVEAVAEHLTGRVSVLVGHSGVGKSTLVNALVPDADRATGDVNVVTGRGRHTSSSAVALPLPAGGWIIDTPGVRSFGLAHVDPDQFVAAFADLAAVAAECPRGCTHTGDAPDCALDPWAEHGSDTDRARLDSFRRLLTSRQATD, from the coding sequence ATGGCCCGGCGCGAGGCGTACTCCGAGGCCGATGTCCGGATTCGCCCGAATCGGCGTGGGTCGCGGCCACGGACGAAACAGCGGCCCGAACACGCCGACGCGAAACCAGGGTTCGTCACCGCGGTCGACCGTGGGCGCTACCAGGTGCTCACCGACACCGGCACCTCGATCGTGGCAATCAAGGCCCGTGAACTGGGGCGCGGGGCCGTGGTGGTGGGAGACCGGGTGGATCTCGTGGGGGATGTCTCCGGCTCCGAAGGGACGCTCGCGCGCGTGGTACGGGTGCAGGATCGGCAGACGTTGCTGCGACGATCAGCCGATGATACCGACCCCACTGAGCGTGGAATCGTCGCCAACGCCGACCAGCTCGTGATCGTCACGGCACTGGCAGATCCAGAGCCGCGCCCTCGGATGGTCGACCGGTTCCTCGTGGCCGCATTCGATGCCGGGATGGGGGTGCTGCTGGTACTCACCAAGGCTGATCTGGTGACCGAGTCCTATGCGGATGACTTCGCGCGCCGTTACGCAGCCTTGGACGTGCGGTCGGTGGCGACCCGCCACGAGCGGGACAGCGCCGCTTGGGTCGAGGCGGTGGCCGAACACCTGACAGGGCGGGTCTCGGTCCTGGTGGGGCACTCCGGCGTCGGGAAATCTACGCTGGTGAATGCCCTGGTGCCGGATGCGGATCGGGCGACCGGCGATGTGAACGTGGTGACCGGCCGGGGACGCCACACCAGTTCATCCGCGGTCGCTCTGCCGTTGCCAGCCGGTGGGTGGATCATCGACACCCCGGGCGTTCGGTCCTTCGGGCTCGCCCATGTCGATCCCGACCAGTTCGTGGCAGCATTCGCCGACCTCGCCGCGGTGGCAGCGGAGTGTCCGCGGGGCTGTACGCACACCGGCGACGCCCCGGACTGTGCCCTCGATCCGTGGGCGGAACACGGCTCCGATACCGACCGCGCCCGCCTGGACTCGTTTCGCCGGCTACTCACCAGCCGCCAGGCCACCGACTGA
- the aroA gene encoding 3-phosphoshikimate 1-carboxyvinyltransferase, producing the protein MATPPALSDSVDVWSAPTPDRPLDATVVVPGSKSLTNRALPLAALAAEPTTIRGALRSRDADLMIGALRSLGTQIASTDDGATLEVFPGPLRGGVDIDCGLAGTVMRFLPPLAALADGPVRLDGDPGARVRPMGPVLRGIAALGVRVSAGDDLAQADPSDTPQYLPVTVHGTGGVRGGEVDVDASTSSQFVSGLLLAAPRFELGLTLHHIGEVLPSQPHIDMTIAVLRERGVDVDDVAPGKWRVEPGEIAGGDVVIEPDLSNAAPFLGAALAVGGTVRVPFWPTLTTQPGGLLPDILTRLGAAVELSDGVLTVRGTGTVTPVDLDLTAAGELAPTIAALLALAPGESRLRGIAHLRGHETDRLAALVSEITRLGGYAEELDDGLLIRGGDLHGAQVQTYHDHRMATFAAMIGLAVPGVGVVDVGTTAKTLPNFTGMWHSMLGGGAR; encoded by the coding sequence GTGGCGACTCCTCCTGCACTCAGTGACTCCGTGGACGTCTGGTCCGCGCCGACGCCCGACCGCCCGCTCGACGCGACGGTCGTCGTTCCCGGATCGAAATCTCTGACGAACCGCGCGCTGCCGCTGGCAGCCCTCGCCGCCGAACCCACTACGATCCGCGGCGCGCTCCGCTCCAGGGACGCTGACCTGATGATCGGTGCGTTGCGTAGCCTCGGCACACAGATCGCCAGCACTGACGACGGCGCAACGCTGGAGGTGTTCCCTGGGCCGCTGCGCGGGGGTGTCGACATCGACTGCGGGCTCGCGGGGACGGTGATGCGTTTCCTCCCGCCGTTGGCTGCGCTGGCCGACGGGCCCGTACGCCTCGACGGCGACCCGGGCGCCCGCGTGCGGCCGATGGGCCCGGTGTTGCGTGGGATCGCCGCGCTCGGTGTGCGGGTGAGTGCCGGTGATGACCTCGCACAGGCTGACCCGAGCGATACACCGCAGTACCTGCCCGTCACGGTGCACGGCACGGGCGGAGTCCGCGGCGGCGAAGTCGACGTGGACGCCTCCACCTCGTCCCAGTTCGTGTCCGGTCTGCTGCTCGCAGCGCCGCGGTTCGAACTCGGGCTGACGTTGCATCACATCGGTGAGGTGCTGCCCAGCCAGCCGCACATCGACATGACGATCGCGGTGCTGCGCGAGCGTGGGGTGGACGTGGACGATGTGGCACCCGGGAAGTGGCGGGTGGAGCCAGGCGAGATCGCCGGTGGCGATGTGGTGATCGAGCCGGACCTGTCCAACGCCGCACCGTTCCTCGGCGCGGCACTGGCTGTGGGCGGCACTGTGCGGGTGCCCTTCTGGCCCACCCTGACCACCCAGCCCGGCGGGCTGCTCCCGGATATCCTCACTCGGCTGGGGGCCGCAGTGGAGCTGTCCGACGGCGTCCTGACCGTCCGCGGGACCGGCACCGTGACGCCGGTGGACCTCGACCTGACCGCAGCCGGCGAGCTCGCCCCGACGATCGCTGCCCTCCTGGCCCTGGCTCCTGGTGAGTCCCGGCTGCGCGGGATCGCGCACCTGCGCGGGCATGAGACCGATCGACTCGCAGCGCTGGTCAGCGAGATCACCAGGCTCGGCGGATACGCCGAGGAACTCGACGATGGGCTGCTGATCCGCGGCGGCGATCTGCACGGGGCGCAGGTGCAGACCTACCACGACCATCGAATGGCTACCTTCGCCGCCATGATCGGCTTGGCGGTGCCAGGTGTGGGCGTGGTGGACGTGGGCACCACGGCCAAGACGCTGCCCAACTTCACCGGCATGTGGCACTCGATGCTCGGCGGCGGCGCGCGCTGA
- a CDS encoding thymidine kinase, producing MAKLYFRYGAMNSGKSTSLLQAAFNYEERGQRVLLAKPAVDTKGDGQIISRLGLTRQVDFLVPPDASVRELFAAHAAGREPGTLDIDVPPVACLLVDEAQFFTGHQVEDLFRIAVVDGVPVLAYGIRTDFRTRAFVGSARLLELAHSLEELKTICRCGRKAVLTTRTVGGQVVLDGDQVAIDDQRLAYEARCGTCYLEVSADRLG from the coding sequence GTGGCCAAGCTTTACTTCCGATACGGGGCGATGAACTCCGGCAAGTCCACCAGCCTCCTGCAGGCGGCGTTCAACTATGAGGAGCGTGGCCAGCGGGTGCTGCTGGCGAAGCCTGCGGTGGACACCAAGGGCGACGGGCAGATCATCTCCCGGCTCGGCCTCACCCGGCAGGTGGACTTCCTAGTTCCCCCGGATGCTTCGGTGCGTGAGTTGTTCGCTGCGCACGCCGCGGGCCGCGAACCGGGCACCCTGGATATCGATGTGCCGCCAGTGGCGTGCCTGCTGGTGGACGAGGCGCAGTTCTTCACAGGCCACCAGGTCGAAGACCTGTTCCGCATCGCTGTGGTCGATGGGGTCCCCGTGCTCGCCTACGGTATCCGTACCGATTTCCGTACCCGAGCGTTCGTCGGATCAGCGCGTCTCCTGGAGCTCGCGCACTCGCTGGAAGAGCTGAAGACCATCTGCCGGTGCGGACGCAAGGCGGTCCTGACCACCCGAACGGTCGGCGGCCAGGTGGTGCTGGACGGCGACCAGGTGGCTATCGACGATCAACGGCTCGCCTACGAGGCGCGGTGCGGCACCTGCTACCTGGAGGTCTCCGCAGACCGCCTCGGGTGA
- a CDS encoding DoxX family protein yields the protein MDPVRALARPLLASVFVVDGIDAIRHADEHVALLEPWEPLLDKVSEKVPWLPKKRATMVRLMGGVSVGAGVLLATGKAPRLAAGTLAVVAFKRTIIRYPFWSAKGEDRREKLNGFMRSGAVMAGLIFAAQDRQGKPSMAWQVQNWREHRTDLSDVKSDLEDQLRIAKAEIKAGKAELKSGIRAVQAKIS from the coding sequence TCGCGTCCGTCTTCGTGGTGGACGGTATCGACGCCATCCGGCACGCGGATGAACACGTCGCCCTCCTCGAACCGTGGGAACCGCTCCTGGACAAGGTCTCCGAGAAGGTGCCCTGGCTGCCGAAGAAGCGCGCCACGATGGTGCGCTTGATGGGCGGGGTGAGCGTGGGCGCCGGTGTGCTGCTCGCCACAGGGAAGGCGCCGCGCCTGGCCGCGGGCACATTGGCCGTGGTGGCCTTCAAGCGGACAATCATCCGCTACCCATTCTGGAGCGCCAAGGGTGAGGACCGTCGCGAGAAGCTCAATGGCTTCATGCGCAGTGGTGCCGTCATGGCCGGGCTGATCTTCGCCGCACAGGATCGCCAGGGCAAGCCGTCGATGGCGTGGCAGGTGCAGAACTGGCGCGAGCACCGCACCGATCTCTCCGACGTCAAGTCCGATCTCGAGGACCAACTGCGGATCGCCAAGGCCGAGATCAAGGCCGGTAAGGCGGAGCTGAAGTCGGGGATTCGCGCCGTGCAGGCGAAAATTTCCTGA